The Halosimplex litoreum genome has a window encoding:
- a CDS encoding ribonuclease P protein component 4 yields MDTEAIARERIDRLCDLAREATVDGEDDRARRYVRRARRIAERNRLALPREFTRFTCDRCDAYLRPGKNARVRLGDGHVVVTCDCGAQARYPYD; encoded by the coding sequence TCGCGAGCGCATCGACCGCCTGTGCGACCTCGCCAGGGAGGCGACCGTCGACGGCGAGGACGACCGCGCCCGTCGCTACGTCCGCCGCGCCCGCCGCATCGCCGAGCGCAACCGCCTCGCGCTCCCCCGCGAGTTCACCCGCTTCACCTGCGACCGCTGTGACGCCTACCTCCGCCCCGGGAAGAACGCCCGCGTCCGCCTGGGCGACGGCCACGTCGTCGTCACCTGCGACTGCGGCGCCCAGGCCCGCTACCCCTACGACTGA